One Pomacea canaliculata isolate SZHN2017 linkage group LG1, ASM307304v1, whole genome shotgun sequence genomic window, GAAGAGAATATCCGATCTCTCACTCCTTCTGCGTAGCTCGACCCATGGGTAGCATCTTATGTAACCCTGTTTTTTTTGGTACCTTCCAGCAATGACATTCATTTCCCCGGGTGGGTCTTCATCCAGCTGCACACTGTCTAACCTTACCTCATCCTTGAAACTCGCAGTGTTCATCCTCATGCAACTGCTTTTCCGCAAAGCCGAAAGTTCTAGAAAAATTCCCTTTGACATAGAACATAACTCAGtccaataaaaagaaatcattgaATTGCGTggaatacaaagaaaaatgtgaagttATTTATCTAATCTGAAAATGTCCCACTAAAAGTCTCACTTGGCAAACTTTTTATCAGTACtcggaaaataaacaaattaaaaaggtGACAAAAATTCGGTCATCTGTTATGCgagtattattttttcattctccACTATTTGTCAGTTGTGGTAAAGTTAAAGACCCCCAGAGCATACAGGCCGATGGGCAGTCCCATAATTCATCTCGTCTATAAGACGGAATGTGAAGGGCAGACCCCAACACCCTCTTTCCGCCGTCTTTATGTTCCCTCAGGTACTCATTTCTGTTGGACTGCTGCAAGGTGGGTGGACTTTTCCACCCAGCAACCGGAAATCAACGATTGACAGTAGACACCATAGACCACTATGACATAGGTGTGCACCCTCATGGAAACGAAAAGATGAGTCAATCGGGTATTGAAATTACAAGACAGTATGTGTGGCCTTAATATAACTAGTCTATCTATCCATCGCTTGCGCTCTTCCACCGTGGTCTTCAGTCACTCACAGTGCAGGTTCCCCCTTCTGTCGGCACACGGGGCAACACGAATGGGCCCTGGCCCCGAGCTGCTAGCCTCCTACGCTCCACCTCCCTGCAAGTTACGTCTGTGTCCCGCCATGCCAGCTTGTGCCAGAGAGGGTTCCCCTAAACCGCTCTCAAAAACAAGAATCCTTGTGCTTTGTGCACCTTTGCTGCCTTGCTTTTCCTTCGCTGTTCATCCTGCCTGTACGTGGAGGATTCAGAAGCGCAGAATTGCAgcccacacactctctcactccctcactctcttCCTTCCTACCTTCAACTATCTACTGCACAGCTGCTAGAGTATCCtccgtgtgtatgcgtgcgtctGTCGGCGTTTCGGCTCCTCATGTCGGCTCAGCGTTTACTTTCATGAGCGCGCAAGGAAGAGAAGCATCTGGGATCGAGTGACCCCCAGGATCAACGGGGCGGAATGGCGTGTGGTCCTTCCTGCAGCCACCACTACTTACCGAAGCATGCGACGAGCCCCTGGTCGACCGAATGAAGTGACGAACCGgaacaaagttgtttttgtgtcGGTGACATCACAAACGAAACTCCTTCAGAAAACGACCAACCAAACCATcaatattaacaacaacaaagttttgCATGATGGAAGAAGAGTTAATGAGGATCGCCACCGATTGTGAAGGTCAAGCCGACTGATTGGCTGACATCATCCAATCTGACCTCAAGATCAGGTGGGTGAAAATAACTCGTCGGCACTAGCCTTCCTTCCCCTCGTCCAACAGGTTGAGAGGTACACATGTGTGGGGTAAGTGATCGTCTCTGGCCCCGTCACATCGGCTCGAAGCTGCTGCGGGAGTCGGGCAACAACCCGAAGTCCGCCACGCAGCCGCCGCCGCCCTCTGTCGCAGCACCATGCCGTCTATGGTTCGCTTCTTCGGGGAGTTAGCGGCAACCGGTGCTCATCAGTCCACCAGAAGGTCCAGCATCCGCAGGGGCTCGGAGATCGGGGAGCGACTCGAGCACACCATCCACCTGACCTCCCAGTCCTCCACTCCGTCGGCTCACGACACGGGCAGCGACTTCAACCCCTTTCAGTGAGTACAGCTCATGCTTGACCTCTTTCCCTTCGTGTCCTGAGGTCTCGGTACTCTCCCGTCTTCTTTAC contains:
- the LOC112561113 gene encoding uncharacterized protein LOC112561113 — protein: MGPGPELLASYAPPPCKLRLCPAMPACAREGSPKPLSKTRILVLCAPLLPCFSFAVHPALIVSGPVTSARSCCGSRATTRSPPRSRRRPLSQHHAVYGSLLRGVSGNRCSSVHQKVQHPQGLGDRGATRAHHPPDLPVLHSVGSRHGQRLQPLSLQALHDDKHEGGSVAHLYRKYLLLQFVFPGTGIPTSEFCPLTCFISPGASLTCTFPPHSPLSVACLVSLVIGPWSASQQRPDLTAPVGRSKVIKRLRKMLQLQQTATADISPLTLHVLGVWHLHGSITQHVEFV